One window of Pseudomonas urmiensis genomic DNA carries:
- a CDS encoding CYTH domain-containing protein → MHKETELKLRASRETLAALREHPLLKKRNKSGWQTRELLNQYFDTPARELSAARVALRLRRDGDVVIQTLKCRGQSVAGLSERNEYEWQLDKAKLDLKKLDASCWPEQLAELDKKTIKPLFTTDFTREFAEISWGRGKAKVVIEAALDQGFVIAGKRKEEICELELELREGAPEALLELAAELSATLALMPCDISKAERGYRLLEPDSYELGLPGTELDAEMAVDDAFAALAWQLLGSSQRLAEQYRHNGHWSLLKDWVRCLAELRALVGSLGQAAPRPTTRELRASLDALLEDWRPLVMAGNDDEDIRRAAPEQFAEELEDPRWGQFSLQTSRWLTARAWTVERKGRGERQGKAQLSSWLQHLLGEEARALKLPLYVQRPEDLAEQLPRIETLQAWLHHARQVLDVPQLDRLYGELNKLHQLAEQPLSEDDEQSLALQDARIEQARAIEQNRAWKHLLKSPSTR, encoded by the coding sequence ATGCACAAAGAAACCGAACTCAAACTCCGCGCCAGCCGCGAGACCCTCGCCGCCCTGCGCGAGCACCCTTTGCTGAAGAAGCGCAACAAGTCCGGCTGGCAGACCCGCGAACTGCTCAACCAGTACTTCGACACCCCCGCGCGTGAACTGTCCGCCGCCCGTGTCGCGCTGCGCCTGCGCCGTGATGGCGATGTCGTCATCCAGACCCTCAAGTGCCGCGGCCAGAGCGTCGCCGGGCTGTCCGAGCGCAATGAGTACGAGTGGCAGCTGGACAAAGCCAAGCTCGACCTGAAGAAACTCGACGCCAGCTGCTGGCCCGAGCAACTGGCCGAGCTCGACAAGAAAACCATCAAGCCACTGTTCACCACCGACTTCACCCGCGAGTTCGCCGAAATCTCCTGGGGCCGTGGCAAGGCCAAGGTCGTCATCGAGGCCGCGCTGGATCAGGGCTTCGTCATCGCCGGCAAGCGCAAGGAAGAAATCTGCGAGCTGGAGCTGGAGCTGCGTGAAGGCGCCCCTGAAGCGCTGCTGGAACTGGCCGCCGAACTGTCCGCCACCCTGGCCCTGATGCCCTGCGACATCAGCAAGGCCGAGCGCGGCTACCGCCTGCTGGAGCCAGACAGCTACGAGCTGGGCCTGCCGGGCACCGAGCTGGATGCCGAAATGGCAGTGGACGACGCCTTTGCCGCGCTCGCCTGGCAACTGTTGGGCAGCAGCCAGCGTTTGGCCGAGCAGTATCGCCACAACGGCCATTGGAGCCTGCTCAAGGACTGGGTACGCTGCCTGGCAGAGCTGCGCGCCCTGGTCGGTAGCCTGGGCCAGGCGGCGCCGCGGCCAACCACCCGCGAGCTGCGCGCCAGCCTCGATGCACTGCTGGAAGACTGGCGCCCGCTGGTAATGGCCGGCAACGATGATGAAGACATTCGTCGCGCCGCCCCTGAGCAGTTCGCCGAAGAACTGGAAGACCCGCGCTGGGGCCAGTTCTCCCTGCAAACCTCGCGCTGGCTCACTGCCCGAGCCTGGACCGTCGAACGTAAAGGCCGTGGTGAACGCCAGGGCAAGGCGCAGCTGTCGAGCTGGCTGCAACACTTGCTCGGCGAAGAAGCCCGCGCCCTGAAGCTGCCACTGTATGTCCAGCGTCCGGAAGACCTGGCCGAGCAGCTACCGCGCATCGAGACCCTGCAAGCCTGGCTGCACCACGCCCGGCAAGTGCTGGACGTGCCTCAGCTGGACCGCCTCTACGGCGAGCTGAACAAGCTGCACCAGCTGGCTGAGCAGCCGCTGTCCGAGGACGACGAGCAGTCTCTGGCGCTGCAGGACGCGCGCATCGAGCAAGCCCGCGCAATCGAGCAGAACCGCGCTTGGAAGCACCTGCTCAAGTCGCCTTCAACGCGTTAA
- a CDS encoding Lrp/AsnC family transcriptional regulator, whose protein sequence is MQAELDAYDRRILELLQEDASLSSAQIAERVGLSQSPCWRRIQRLKEEGVIRGQVTLLDRKKVGLNTQIFAEVKLNAHGRSNFAGFTEAIREFPEVLECYVLMGSVDFLLRIVTPDIEAYERFFFEKLSNVPGIQEVNSIVALSEIKSTTSLPLTR, encoded by the coding sequence ATGCAAGCCGAGCTGGATGCTTACGACCGGCGAATTCTTGAGCTGCTCCAAGAGGATGCGTCGCTGTCCAGCGCGCAGATCGCCGAGCGGGTCGGCCTCTCGCAGTCGCCGTGTTGGCGGCGGATTCAGCGATTGAAAGAGGAGGGGGTTATTCGTGGCCAGGTTACGCTGCTCGACCGCAAGAAGGTCGGCCTGAACACGCAAATCTTCGCCGAAGTGAAGCTAAACGCCCACGGGCGTTCGAACTTCGCTGGCTTCACCGAAGCGATCCGCGAATTTCCAGAGGTGTTGGAGTGCTACGTGCTGATGGGTTCAGTGGACTTCCTGCTGCGCATCGTCACCCCGGACATTGAAGCTTACGAACGATTTTTCTTCGAAAAGCTGTCGAATGTACCGGGGATCCAGGAGGTCAATTCGATCGTGGCCTTATCCGAGATCAAGTCCACGACCAGCTTGCCGTTAACGCGTTGA
- a CDS encoding GspE/PulE family protein has translation MHTANNHDLDLNRLLDTLLAEQRLQPNDALQVLEHPAPAADHPLETIARLALEDRQHPGQRLDLDTLCQWLADKVEQPFLRIDPLQLDLSRISAVMSRAFANRHGILAVAVDDHSVTVASAQPYQREWEADLARSLGKSIQRVLASPLQIRQLGQTLFRLAHSVQGAGLQQDPGLGELEQLLELGRRQAEASADDAHIVHIVDWLLQYAIEQRASDIHLEPRREQGQLRYRIDGLLHTVYAFPASVTLALVSRIKHLGRMDVAEKRRPQDGRLKSRLPAGGEVELRLSTLPTPFGEKLVLRLFDPEQLHENFDHLGLDGVLLSQWEGLLSQRQGIILLTGPTGSGKTSTLYASLKRLATPQVNLCTIEDPIERLEPAFNQLQVQPSLDLGFANGVRALLRQDPDIIMIGEIRDRETAQVAVQAALTGHLVLSTLHTNDACGAITRLQELGVADYLIKATLIGVMAQRLVRTLCVDCQGTAGLHSTPCRLCRGTGYHGRTGLFELLVPGAGLRASIGPDTDLASLRQQAVREGLHDLRRSGEDKIARGLTSLSEVLRVCS, from the coding sequence ATGCACACCGCCAACAACCACGACCTCGACCTGAACCGCCTGCTCGACACCCTGCTGGCCGAGCAACGCCTGCAACCCAACGACGCCCTTCAGGTACTCGAACACCCCGCCCCAGCTGCCGACCATCCCCTGGAAACCATCGCTCGACTGGCCCTGGAAGACCGTCAGCACCCCGGCCAGCGGCTTGATCTGGACACCCTCTGCCAATGGCTTGCCGATAAGGTCGAGCAACCCTTCCTGCGCATCGACCCGTTGCAGCTCGACCTGTCGCGCATCAGCGCAGTGATGTCGCGCGCCTTCGCTAACCGCCACGGCATTCTCGCGGTAGCGGTGGACGATCACAGCGTCACTGTCGCCAGCGCCCAACCCTATCAACGCGAATGGGAGGCCGATCTTGCGCGCAGCCTGGGCAAGTCCATCCAGCGCGTGCTGGCCAGCCCGCTGCAAATTCGCCAACTCGGTCAAACCCTGTTTCGCCTGGCGCACTCGGTACAAGGCGCAGGCTTGCAACAAGACCCTGGGCTAGGCGAGCTGGAGCAACTGCTGGAACTGGGCAGGCGCCAGGCTGAAGCCAGCGCGGACGACGCCCATATCGTGCACATCGTCGATTGGCTGCTGCAGTACGCCATCGAACAGCGCGCCAGCGATATCCACCTTGAGCCGCGCCGCGAGCAGGGCCAGCTGCGCTACCGGATCGATGGTCTGCTGCATACCGTGTACGCCTTTCCCGCCAGCGTGACATTGGCCCTGGTTAGCCGGATCAAGCACCTGGGACGAATGGACGTGGCCGAAAAGCGCCGCCCGCAAGATGGCCGCTTGAAGAGCCGCCTGCCAGCTGGCGGCGAGGTCGAGCTGCGCCTGTCCACACTGCCAACGCCATTCGGTGAAAAGTTGGTGCTGCGCCTGTTCGACCCAGAGCAATTGCACGAGAACTTCGATCACCTGGGCCTGGATGGCGTGTTGCTGAGCCAGTGGGAAGGTCTGCTCAGCCAGCGCCAGGGCATCATCCTGCTGACCGGGCCGACCGGTTCGGGCAAGACCAGTACCCTCTATGCCAGCCTCAAACGCCTGGCCACGCCCCAGGTCAACCTGTGCACCATCGAAGACCCGATCGAGCGGCTGGAGCCTGCCTTCAACCAGCTGCAAGTCCAGCCCAGCCTGGACCTAGGCTTTGCCAACGGCGTACGCGCGCTGCTGCGCCAAGACCCAGACATCATCATGATCGGTGAAATCCGTGACCGCGAAACTGCTCAGGTCGCAGTCCAGGCTGCACTTACCGGTCATCTGGTACTGTCGACCCTGCACACCAACGACGCCTGCGGCGCGATCACCCGTTTGCAGGAGCTGGGCGTGGCCGATTACCTGATCAAGGCGACCTTGATCGGGGTCATGGCTCAACGCCTGGTGCGCACCTTGTGTGTCGACTGCCAAGGTACGGCAGGCCTGCACAGCACGCCGTGCCGGCTATGCCGCGGCACCGGTTATCACGGTCGCACCGGGCTGTTCGAGTTGCTGGTGCCGGGCGCTGGCCTGCGCGCCAGTATCGGCCCGGACACTGACCTG